One segment of Scleropages formosus chromosome 23, fSclFor1.1, whole genome shotgun sequence DNA contains the following:
- the mindy1 gene encoding ubiquitin carboxyl-terminal hydrolase MINDY-1, translating to MADSTVEVVGDDGDITKDDCLEIQDDLREEAVSSPVSSPVEEKSQGEGTLMSAEGSDGHQDRMESSEGAECENGAADCPLLAPESESAEDKSEAGSMSDEHSQSADSTSFSVPSLDLSEGNNDNLVEEPSPSSYSGPVLEGACAVDGVSAAVPGTATPLDSDPSTPAYYFVKWINWKEKKTPIITQSENGPCPLLAIMNILFLRWKAKLPPQTEMVSTEDLMAHLGECVLSIKPRENAEGMELNFEQNMNDVMAVLPKLSTGLDVNVRFTGVSDFEYTPECIVFDLLDIPLYHGWLVDPQSLEMAAAVGKLSYNQLVEKIIDYKHSTDSSRISEGLIAEQFLESTATQLTYHGLCELNTTAKEGELSVFFRNNHFSTMIKHKGHLYLLVTDQGFLQEEGVVWESLHNVEGDGNFCDSNFRLCHPPQRAAPLASPAPTPQEQQRQIDQDYLVAMSLQQQQGAPPGPLSDLELARQLQQEEYQQQQASANPPSAAQARGQGAAQQGGHRRRGDKKDDSDCAIL from the exons ATGGCAGACTCCACCGTGGAGGTCGTCGGAGATGATGGTGACATCACTAAAGATGACTGCTTAGAAATTCAGGATGACCTGCGAGAAGAGGCAGTGTCGTCTCCAGTGTCGTCACCAGTTGAGGAAAAGAGTCAGGGGGAAGGAACACTTATGTCCGCCGAGGGCTCGGACGGACACCAGGACAGAATGGAGTCGAGCGAGGGTGCAGAATGTGAGAACGGAGCGGCCGATTGTCCCCTGCTCGCTCCGGAAAGCGAGAGCGCGGAGGACAAGTCGGAGGCTGGCAGCATGTCCGACGAGCACAGCCAGTCAGCAGACTCCACCTCCTTCTCGGTGCCCAGCCTGGACTTGTCGGAAGGGAACAACGACAACTTGGTGGAGGAGCCTTCGCCGTCCTCCTACTCGGGCCCGGTGCTGGAGGGCGCCTGCGCAGTGGACGGAGTCTCGGCCGCTGTCCCCGGCACGGCCACCCCGCTGGACTCGGACCCCTCGACGCCAGCCTACTACTTTGTGAAATGGATCAactggaaggagaagaagacgCCCATCATCACCCAGAGCGAAAACGGTCCCTGTCCACTCCTGGCCATAATGAATATCCTGTTCCTGCGATGGAAG GCCAAGTTACCTCCCCAGACAGAAATGGTCTCTACAGAGGATCTGATGGCACATCTTG GAGAATGTGTCTTATCAATCAAACCAAGGGAGAATGCCGAAGGGATGGAACTGAACTTTGAGCAG AACATGAACGATGTCATGGCTGTGCTCCCGAAGCTCTCCACTGGTTTGGACGTCAACGTGCGCTTCACGGGGGTGTCGGACTTTGAATACACCCCCGAGTGCATCGTCTTTGACCTCCTTGACATCCCGCTCTACCATGGCTGGCTAGTGGACCCCCAG AGCCTTGAGATGGCCGCAGCAGTGGGAAAGCTGAGCTACAACCAGCTGGTGGAGAAGATCATCGACTACAAGCACTCGACAGACAGCAGCCGCATCAGCGAAG GCCTCATTGCAGAGCAGTTCCTGGAGTCCACAGCCACCCAGCTGACGTACCACGGCCTGTGTGAGCTCAACACCACCGCCAAGGAGGGCGAGCTTTCAGTCTTCTTCAGGAACAACCACTTCAGCACCATGATCAAGCACAAG GGTCACTTATACCTGCTGGTGACGGACCAGGGGTtcctgcaggaggagggggtggtgtGGGAGAGCCTGCACAACGTGGAGGGTGATGGCAATTTCTGTGACTCCAACTTCCGGCTCTGCCACCCCCCTCAGAGAGCCGCTCCGCTAGCGTCACCTGCTCCCACACCCCAGGAGCAGCAGAGGCAGATCGATCAG gactACCTGGTGGCGATgtccctgcagcagcagcaaggggCCCCCCCTGGTCCCCTCAGCGACCTGGAATTGGCCCGACAACTCCAACAGGAGGagtaccagcagcagcaggcatcGGCGAACCCACCCTCGGCAGCCCAG GCCAGAGGTCAAGGAGCAGCGCAGCAGGGCGGCCACAGGCGGCGTGGAGACAAAAAGGACGACTCGGATTGTGCCATACTGTAA
- the prune gene encoding exopolyphosphatase PRUNE1, protein MEGFLRSRGDALKRSWQDGSEVHIVLGNETCDLDSMVSALVFAYFLHRTSGKTAVPVLNIKRSELALRTDSTFLLRQSGLPQEALVFRDEVDLPGLGRAGRLALTLVDHNILPSADGALEGAVVEVIDHHVLERTPSDSCAVTLESVGSCATLVTECIAREAPELLDRQMAQLLYGTIVLDCVNMAPEARKVTPKDSQYAVWLESRFPDLPPRGALFQSLQNAKFDVSGLTTEQMLLKDMKATSGGDLSLAVSVVYVTLEAFLQRRGLQQELCEFCHKYRFGLLVAMTISYNENNEPFRQLAVYSSSTLYREEVSRALENAQNPCLKLSPISSPYADVKAYLQGNIVASRKKVLPIIKDFLREWEHRVERCGEMEELEELEYHFDPSNSPGLDEEAPSRSSNRWQAMAPEEAGAEEDCQVPPTPMNSLVEGCPLDNGLPRISPEAILEKFNKMAEPEAAAGGQ, encoded by the exons ATGGAGGGCTTTCTGCGGAGCCGCGGGGACGCGCTGAAG cgcAGCTGGCAGGACGGCTCCGAGGTGCACATCGTCCTGGGCAACGAGACCTGCGACCTGGACTCCATGGTTTCCGCCCTCGTCTTCGCATACTTCCTGCACAGA ACATCCGGGAAGACGGCGGTCCCGGTCCTGAACATCAAGCGGTCCGAGCTGGCTCTTCGCACGGACAGCACCTTCCTGCTCCGGCAGAGCGGCCTCCCGCAAGAGGCGCTCGTTTTCCGGGACGAGGTGGACCTCCCGGGTCTCGGTCGGGCTGGCCGGCTCGCCCTCACGCTGGTGGACCATAACATCCTGCCCAG TGCTGACGGTGCCCTGGAGGGGGCGGTGGTGGAGGTGATCGATCATCACGTGCTCGAGAGGACGCCCTCCGATTCCTGTGCCGTCACCCTGGAGAGCGTGGGCTCCTGTGCCACGTTGGTGACCGAGTGCATCGCCCGTGAGGCGCCGGAGCTGCTGGATCGACAGATGGCGCAGCTCCTATACG GCACCATTGTGTTGGACTGCGTGAACATGGCGCCCGAAGCCAGAAAAGTCACGCCCAAGGACAGCCAGTACGCCGTTTGGCTGGAGTCGCGCTTCCCAGACCTGCCGCCAAGGGGTGCCCTTTTCCAGTCCCTCCAGAATGCCAAGTTTGATGTTTCAG GACTCACGACGGAGCAGATGCTGCTGAAGGACATGAAGGCGACGTCGGGGGGCGATCTCTCGCTCGCCGTCAGCGTTGTTTACGTGACGCTCGAG GCCTTCCTACAGCGGCGAGGCCTGCAGCAGGAGCTCTGCGAGTTCTGCCACAAGTACCGATTCGGCCTGCTGGTTGCCATGACAATCTCCTATAATGAAAACAACGAGCCTTTCCGCCAGCTGGCAGTCTACAGCTCCAGCACCCTCTACAGGGAGGAG gtgagcagAGCCTTGGAAAATGCCCAGAATCCTTGCCTTAAGCTCTCTCCGATTAGCAGCCCTTACGCTGACGTGAAGGCCTACCTCCAGGGCAACATAGTGGCCTCCCGCAAGAAGGTGTTGCCCATCATCAAGGACTTCCTGAGGGAGTGGGAGCACAGGGTGGAGCGTTGTGGGgagatggaggagctggaggaactgGAGTACCATTTCGACCCGTCCAACTCCCCTGGCTTGGATGAGGAGGCACCTTCCCGAAGCTCAAATCGGTGGCAGGCAATGGCACCGGAGGAGGCCGGGGCAGAAGAGGATTGCCAGGTGCCGCCCACGCCCATGAACAGCTTGGTGGAGGGCTGCCCCCTGGACAACGGCCTGCCCCGGATCAGCCCGGAAGCCATCCTGGAGAAGTTCAACAAAATGGCCGAGCCGGAGGCAGCGGCGGGGGGGCAGTGA
- the LOC108938852 gene encoding bcl-2/adenovirus E1B 19 kDa-interacting protein 2-like protein isoform X1 — protein sequence MGTYTNQREHYLLHGGPEDTKAFHNIGDMELSEEWQDEDPPRSGAHPLTPGSPRTMFTTGLLPEDMASPAGGQQGPTDDGDRQAPPQSLALSGSYPRKKRLVAPTLSLTLDRSDSVFSEDFTSAALSPSPDDDEDLDINLDAMETPSDSESCTFPGSMVDLEWEDDLPRTGRVRGGALRSSMQEQVDTGHLELDQVDSRGRRWRRFHIAGQECRVDMTVLEPYLQVLSHGGYYGEGMNAVIVLSSCYLPENTIEDYQYVMDNLFRYIVGTLDLMVSENYVMVYLCGMAPRSKMPNIKWLRQCYTTIDRRLRKNLKGLFVVHPIWYIKALITIIKPFVSVKFSRKLHLVHSLRELARFLPMERVQIPDCVRRFDESIDR from the exons ATGGGAACGTACACCAACCAGAGGGAGCACTACCTCCTCCATGG GGGTCCTGAAGACACCAAGGCGTTCCACAACATTGGGGACATGGAGCTGAGCGAGGAGTGGCAGGACGAGGACCCGCCCAGGTCAGGGGCCCACCCTCTCACCCCTGGCTCTCCCCGTACCATGTTTACAACAGG GCTGCTTCCCGAGGACATGGCAAGCCCAGCAGGTGGACAGCAGGGTCCTACAGACGACGGAGACCGACAAG CCCCACCCCAAAGCCTGGCTCTCTCCGGAAGCTACCCCAGGAAGAAGCGCCTGGTGGCCCCCACCCTCAGCCTCACGCTGGACCGTAGCGATTCGGTCTTCTCTGAGGACTTCACCTCCGCTGCCCTGTCTCCTTCccctgatgatgatgaagacctGGACATCAACCTCGATGCCATGGAAACACCCTCTGACAGCGAGTCCTGCACGTTCCCTGGGAGTATGGTGGACCTCGAGTGGGAGG ATGACCTGCCGCGGACAGGCCGGGTACGAGGCGGGGCCCTGCGCTCCTCTATGCAGGAGCAGGTGGACACGGGTCACCTGGAGCTGGACCAGGTGGACAGCCGTGGGCGCAGGTGGCGTCGCTTCCACATCGCTGGGCAGGAGTGCCGAGTGGACATGACCGTGCTGGAGCCCTACCTGCAGGTGCTGTCCCACGGGG GTTACTATGGTGAAGGAATGAACGCCGTCATCGTGTTGTCCTCCTGCTACCTTCCGGAAAACACCATAGAGGACTATCAGTACGTCATGGACAACCTTTTCAG GTACATTGTGGGCACCTTGGATCTGATGGTGTCGGAGAACTACGTCATGGTTTACCTGTGCGGGATGGCGCCTCGCAGCAAGATGCCCAACATCAAGTGGTTGCGCCAGTGCTACACCACCATCGACAGGAG GCTGAGGAAGAACCTGAAAGGCCTGTTTGTTGTTCACCCCATCTGGTACATCAAGGCcctcatcaccatcatcaaGCCCTTTGTCAG TGTCAAGTTCAGCCGGAAGCTACACCTGGTGCACAGCCTGCGGGAACTGGCCCGGTTCCTCCCCATGGAGCGGGTGCAGATCCCTGACTGCGTGCGCAG GTTTGATGAGTCGATCGACAGATAA
- the LOC108938852 gene encoding bcl-2/adenovirus E1B 19 kDa-interacting protein 2-like protein isoform X2 produces the protein MGTYTNQREHYLLHGGPEDTKAFHNIGDMELSEEWQDEDPPRLLPEDMASPAGGQQGPTDDGDRQAPPQSLALSGSYPRKKRLVAPTLSLTLDRSDSVFSEDFTSAALSPSPDDDEDLDINLDAMETPSDSESCTFPGSMVDLEWEDDLPRTGRVRGGALRSSMQEQVDTGHLELDQVDSRGRRWRRFHIAGQECRVDMTVLEPYLQVLSHGGYYGEGMNAVIVLSSCYLPENTIEDYQYVMDNLFRYIVGTLDLMVSENYVMVYLCGMAPRSKMPNIKWLRQCYTTIDRRLRKNLKGLFVVHPIWYIKALITIIKPFVSVKFSRKLHLVHSLRELARFLPMERVQIPDCVRRFDESIDR, from the exons ATGGGAACGTACACCAACCAGAGGGAGCACTACCTCCTCCATGG GGGTCCTGAAGACACCAAGGCGTTCCACAACATTGGGGACATGGAGCTGAGCGAGGAGTGGCAGGACGAGGACCCGCCCAG GCTGCTTCCCGAGGACATGGCAAGCCCAGCAGGTGGACAGCAGGGTCCTACAGACGACGGAGACCGACAAG CCCCACCCCAAAGCCTGGCTCTCTCCGGAAGCTACCCCAGGAAGAAGCGCCTGGTGGCCCCCACCCTCAGCCTCACGCTGGACCGTAGCGATTCGGTCTTCTCTGAGGACTTCACCTCCGCTGCCCTGTCTCCTTCccctgatgatgatgaagacctGGACATCAACCTCGATGCCATGGAAACACCCTCTGACAGCGAGTCCTGCACGTTCCCTGGGAGTATGGTGGACCTCGAGTGGGAGG ATGACCTGCCGCGGACAGGCCGGGTACGAGGCGGGGCCCTGCGCTCCTCTATGCAGGAGCAGGTGGACACGGGTCACCTGGAGCTGGACCAGGTGGACAGCCGTGGGCGCAGGTGGCGTCGCTTCCACATCGCTGGGCAGGAGTGCCGAGTGGACATGACCGTGCTGGAGCCCTACCTGCAGGTGCTGTCCCACGGGG GTTACTATGGTGAAGGAATGAACGCCGTCATCGTGTTGTCCTCCTGCTACCTTCCGGAAAACACCATAGAGGACTATCAGTACGTCATGGACAACCTTTTCAG GTACATTGTGGGCACCTTGGATCTGATGGTGTCGGAGAACTACGTCATGGTTTACCTGTGCGGGATGGCGCCTCGCAGCAAGATGCCCAACATCAAGTGGTTGCGCCAGTGCTACACCACCATCGACAGGAG GCTGAGGAAGAACCTGAAAGGCCTGTTTGTTGTTCACCCCATCTGGTACATCAAGGCcctcatcaccatcatcaaGCCCTTTGTCAG TGTCAAGTTCAGCCGGAAGCTACACCTGGTGCACAGCCTGCGGGAACTGGCCCGGTTCCTCCCCATGGAGCGGGTGCAGATCCCTGACTGCGTGCGCAG GTTTGATGAGTCGATCGACAGATAA
- the LOC108938852 gene encoding BCL2/adenovirus E1B 19 kDa protein-interacting protein 2-like isoform X3 produces the protein MELSEEWQDEDPPRSGAHPLTPGSPRTMFTTGLLPEDMASPAGGQQGPTDDGDRQAPPQSLALSGSYPRKKRLVAPTLSLTLDRSDSVFSEDFTSAALSPSPDDDEDLDINLDAMETPSDSESCTFPGSMVDLEWEDDLPRTGRVRGGALRSSMQEQVDTGHLELDQVDSRGRRWRRFHIAGQECRVDMTVLEPYLQVLSHGGYYGEGMNAVIVLSSCYLPENTIEDYQYVMDNLFRYIVGTLDLMVSENYVMVYLCGMAPRSKMPNIKWLRQCYTTIDRRLRKNLKGLFVVHPIWYIKALITIIKPFVSVKFSRKLHLVHSLRELARFLPMERVQIPDCVRRFDESIDR, from the exons ATGGAGCTGAGCGAGGAGTGGCAGGACGAGGACCCGCCCAGGTCAGGGGCCCACCCTCTCACCCCTGGCTCTCCCCGTACCATGTTTACAACAGG GCTGCTTCCCGAGGACATGGCAAGCCCAGCAGGTGGACAGCAGGGTCCTACAGACGACGGAGACCGACAAG CCCCACCCCAAAGCCTGGCTCTCTCCGGAAGCTACCCCAGGAAGAAGCGCCTGGTGGCCCCCACCCTCAGCCTCACGCTGGACCGTAGCGATTCGGTCTTCTCTGAGGACTTCACCTCCGCTGCCCTGTCTCCTTCccctgatgatgatgaagacctGGACATCAACCTCGATGCCATGGAAACACCCTCTGACAGCGAGTCCTGCACGTTCCCTGGGAGTATGGTGGACCTCGAGTGGGAGG ATGACCTGCCGCGGACAGGCCGGGTACGAGGCGGGGCCCTGCGCTCCTCTATGCAGGAGCAGGTGGACACGGGTCACCTGGAGCTGGACCAGGTGGACAGCCGTGGGCGCAGGTGGCGTCGCTTCCACATCGCTGGGCAGGAGTGCCGAGTGGACATGACCGTGCTGGAGCCCTACCTGCAGGTGCTGTCCCACGGGG GTTACTATGGTGAAGGAATGAACGCCGTCATCGTGTTGTCCTCCTGCTACCTTCCGGAAAACACCATAGAGGACTATCAGTACGTCATGGACAACCTTTTCAG GTACATTGTGGGCACCTTGGATCTGATGGTGTCGGAGAACTACGTCATGGTTTACCTGTGCGGGATGGCGCCTCGCAGCAAGATGCCCAACATCAAGTGGTTGCGCCAGTGCTACACCACCATCGACAGGAG GCTGAGGAAGAACCTGAAAGGCCTGTTTGTTGTTCACCCCATCTGGTACATCAAGGCcctcatcaccatcatcaaGCCCTTTGTCAG TGTCAAGTTCAGCCGGAAGCTACACCTGGTGCACAGCCTGCGGGAACTGGCCCGGTTCCTCCCCATGGAGCGGGTGCAGATCCCTGACTGCGTGCGCAG GTTTGATGAGTCGATCGACAGATAA
- the LOC108938852 gene encoding BCL2/adenovirus E1B 19 kDa protein-interacting protein 2-like isoform X4 produces MELSEEWQDEDPPRLLPEDMASPAGGQQGPTDDGDRQAPPQSLALSGSYPRKKRLVAPTLSLTLDRSDSVFSEDFTSAALSPSPDDDEDLDINLDAMETPSDSESCTFPGSMVDLEWEDDLPRTGRVRGGALRSSMQEQVDTGHLELDQVDSRGRRWRRFHIAGQECRVDMTVLEPYLQVLSHGGYYGEGMNAVIVLSSCYLPENTIEDYQYVMDNLFRYIVGTLDLMVSENYVMVYLCGMAPRSKMPNIKWLRQCYTTIDRRLRKNLKGLFVVHPIWYIKALITIIKPFVSVKFSRKLHLVHSLRELARFLPMERVQIPDCVRRFDESIDR; encoded by the exons ATGGAGCTGAGCGAGGAGTGGCAGGACGAGGACCCGCCCAG GCTGCTTCCCGAGGACATGGCAAGCCCAGCAGGTGGACAGCAGGGTCCTACAGACGACGGAGACCGACAAG CCCCACCCCAAAGCCTGGCTCTCTCCGGAAGCTACCCCAGGAAGAAGCGCCTGGTGGCCCCCACCCTCAGCCTCACGCTGGACCGTAGCGATTCGGTCTTCTCTGAGGACTTCACCTCCGCTGCCCTGTCTCCTTCccctgatgatgatgaagacctGGACATCAACCTCGATGCCATGGAAACACCCTCTGACAGCGAGTCCTGCACGTTCCCTGGGAGTATGGTGGACCTCGAGTGGGAGG ATGACCTGCCGCGGACAGGCCGGGTACGAGGCGGGGCCCTGCGCTCCTCTATGCAGGAGCAGGTGGACACGGGTCACCTGGAGCTGGACCAGGTGGACAGCCGTGGGCGCAGGTGGCGTCGCTTCCACATCGCTGGGCAGGAGTGCCGAGTGGACATGACCGTGCTGGAGCCCTACCTGCAGGTGCTGTCCCACGGGG GTTACTATGGTGAAGGAATGAACGCCGTCATCGTGTTGTCCTCCTGCTACCTTCCGGAAAACACCATAGAGGACTATCAGTACGTCATGGACAACCTTTTCAG GTACATTGTGGGCACCTTGGATCTGATGGTGTCGGAGAACTACGTCATGGTTTACCTGTGCGGGATGGCGCCTCGCAGCAAGATGCCCAACATCAAGTGGTTGCGCCAGTGCTACACCACCATCGACAGGAG GCTGAGGAAGAACCTGAAAGGCCTGTTTGTTGTTCACCCCATCTGGTACATCAAGGCcctcatcaccatcatcaaGCCCTTTGTCAG TGTCAAGTTCAGCCGGAAGCTACACCTGGTGCACAGCCTGCGGGAACTGGCCCGGTTCCTCCCCATGGAGCGGGTGCAGATCCCTGACTGCGTGCGCAG GTTTGATGAGTCGATCGACAGATAA